A DNA window from Candidatus Sulfidibacterium hydrothermale contains the following coding sequences:
- a CDS encoding TolC family protein — MFKSVHKLKILLSFIFITTVSTPLFAQVWTLQQCIDTAQQYNTTLQISKNDMAVSTEKEKEAKANLIPKLKFSADYKYFIDQPYQLMPQSAFGGPEGLFKEVQFGTPHNFNIGVQAALPLYNSQIYGAIKATKTASKLKRLQFKKTREEVFFNVSNLYYNAQILKHQLAFVDSNLVNTTKLLATMKLLHEQQLAKNTDVENVQLQEAKLKVQREIVLNNLNQVIRLLKFTMGIPSNQPFDVETEIHYQANTTYTPHVIVDIQLAETQKSLLSNELKTLKNSRIPSVSLYGAYSQVGFGYDKKPNDFLKFYPTTFAGLQITVPLFNGTVTKRKINQKKIELKNSQLRLNLLNEQNNIEIKNARNQRAVALKNILNTSAQIKLAESVYRHTVLQQKQGLANITDVLMADSNLKEAQQNYIAAVVNYLKADLELKKLTGNIDSTVK, encoded by the coding sequence ATGTTCAAGAGCGTTCACAAACTTAAAATTCTGTTGTCGTTTATTTTTATAACGACGGTATCCACGCCGCTTTTTGCCCAGGTTTGGACCCTGCAGCAATGTATTGATACAGCACAGCAGTACAATACAACGCTGCAAATCAGCAAAAACGACATGGCGGTGAGTACGGAAAAAGAAAAAGAAGCGAAAGCCAATCTGATTCCCAAACTCAAATTCAGTGCCGATTACAAATATTTTATCGATCAGCCTTACCAGCTGATGCCACAATCGGCTTTTGGCGGTCCCGAAGGATTATTTAAAGAAGTACAATTCGGTACACCACACAATTTTAACATTGGCGTTCAAGCTGCATTACCGCTATATAATTCACAAATCTACGGTGCAATCAAAGCAACCAAAACCGCTTCAAAACTTAAACGGTTACAATTCAAAAAAACAAGGGAAGAAGTATTTTTTAACGTATCGAATTTGTACTACAATGCCCAGATTTTGAAACACCAGCTGGCATTTGTCGACAGCAACCTGGTAAACACCACCAAACTGCTGGCTACCATGAAATTATTGCACGAACAACAACTGGCAAAAAATACCGATGTGGAAAACGTGCAACTGCAGGAAGCCAAATTAAAGGTACAGCGCGAAATTGTTTTAAACAACCTGAATCAGGTGATTCGTTTGTTGAAATTCACCATGGGTATTCCGTCAAACCAGCCTTTTGATGTGGAAACCGAGATTCATTATCAGGCCAATACCACCTATACGCCGCATGTTATCGTGGACATTCAACTGGCAGAAACACAAAAAAGCCTGTTGAGCAACGAACTGAAAACACTGAAAAATTCCAGGATTCCTTCGGTTTCGTTGTACGGTGCTTACTCACAGGTGGGTTTCGGGTACGATAAAAAACCCAACGATTTTCTGAAATTTTACCCCACCACCTTTGCCGGATTGCAAATTACCGTACCGCTGTTTAACGGAACCGTTACCAAACGTAAAATCAACCAGAAAAAAATCGAACTGAAAAACAGTCAGTTGCGGCTGAATTTGTTAAACGAACAAAACAACATCGAAATTAAGAATGCCCGGAATCAGCGGGCTGTAGCTTTAAAAAATATTTTGAATACTTCGGCACAAATTAAACTGGCCGAATCGGTTTACCGGCATACCGTTTTGCAACAAAAGCAGGGACTGGCCAACATTACCGATGTATTAATGGCCGACAGTAATTTAAAGGAAGCCCAGCAAAATTATATTGCCGCGGTGGTAAACTATCTGAAAGCCGACCTTGAACTGAAAAAATTAACCGGAAATATTGATTCAACAGTAAAATAA
- a CDS encoding efflux RND transporter periplasmic adaptor subunit: MNTKKFLWIFSLLAIIVMMVLQLKKNKEITVHKVYHYDKSAPISIHVDTLRLQWLNNKTSFTGIFNPNHESKISADVPGKIVSVFVDEGSVVKKGQPLLQQDKSDFELQLKQVEVNIKGLEDDVRRYSVLKKADAVQGVKLEKAQLGLQAAKIQKAILQDKINKTTVRAPFSGIITMKFREKGEYAAPGMPLFQLVDISNLKFTINVSENEVILFKTGKEFPVVANVYPQDQLIGKVTTVGSESNKMSHDFPVLFAVKNTPGLKIKAGMFGNVYVKREANKQHIIIEASSIVGSNIHPQVYIIKNGKAWLHDIVISGRFKNKAIVSKGLNPGDVIVTTGFINLFDGANVTIKK; the protein is encoded by the coding sequence ATGAATACAAAAAAGTTTTTATGGATTTTTTCCCTGCTGGCCATTATTGTTATGATGGTTCTTCAATTGAAAAAAAATAAAGAAATAACGGTGCACAAAGTGTATCATTACGATAAAAGTGCCCCGATCAGCATTCATGTGGACACACTGAGACTTCAATGGCTGAACAACAAAACATCGTTTACCGGTATTTTTAATCCGAATCATGAGTCTAAGATCTCGGCCGATGTTCCCGGAAAAATTGTGTCGGTATTTGTGGATGAAGGAAGTGTGGTAAAAAAAGGACAACCGCTTTTGCAACAGGACAAATCAGATTTTGAGCTGCAACTGAAACAGGTAGAAGTCAACATAAAAGGACTGGAAGATGATGTCAGACGGTATTCTGTTTTGAAAAAAGCCGATGCGGTACAGGGAGTAAAACTCGAAAAAGCCCAACTGGGATTACAGGCAGCAAAAATCCAGAAAGCCATCCTTCAGGATAAAATCAATAAAACAACCGTTCGTGCCCCTTTCAGTGGAATTATCACCATGAAATTCCGTGAAAAAGGCGAGTATGCCGCTCCCGGTATGCCTTTGTTCCAGCTTGTGGATATTTCCAACCTGAAATTCACCATCAACGTTTCCGAAAATGAAGTCATCCTGTTTAAAACCGGAAAAGAATTTCCGGTGGTGGCCAATGTTTATCCGCAGGATCAGCTTATCGGAAAAGTAACCACTGTGGGTAGCGAATCCAACAAAATGAGCCATGATTTTCCTGTTTTGTTTGCCGTAAAAAATACCCCCGGTTTAAAAATAAAAGCCGGAATGTTTGGCAATGTATATGTAAAAAGAGAAGCCAACAAACAGCACATTATTATTGAAGCATCGTCTATTGTCGGAAGTAATATCCATCCGCAGGTTTACATCATCAAAAACGGAAAAGCCTGGCTGCATGATATTGTCATTTCCGGCCGGTTTAAAAATAAAGCCATTGTTTCAAAAGGGCTGAACCCGGGCGATGTAATTGTTACCACCGGATTTATCAACCTGTTCGACGGAGCCAATGTAACCATTAAGAAGTAA
- a CDS encoding efflux RND transporter permease subunit has translation MNITELSIKRPSLIVVLFGVFILLGVIGFSNLSYELLPDFSQPVVVIKTMYPGAEPHEVENTVSRKLEDALSNLEGIDYMETYSLPNASVIIVNLKYGTNLDNTMQNAQRYIDNIKNDLPDDILSPQMSKVSPNDLPIMSISATSNLPATVFYQKMKDDFLPQIQQLNGVAEITMLGGEQREILVKVDQKKLKLYKVSLLQVVEAIKQSDIDIPSGDVKTDKEYHSVRLIGKFKNISQIMNVQVAMPSPGNPVYVKDVASVVDGVKEITSVSRYNGVNGIGILLKKQGDANAVDVSRLVRKKLKQIEKEYAKYNVKFKIADDSTTNTIAAVNSVVDDLILAVILVSVVMLLFLRSYRNSIIVLIAIPTSLVTAFAMMWILGYTLNLMTLLAMSLIIGILVDDSIVIIENIQRHLDMGKDKREAALEGRMEIGFSAVSITLVDVVVFAPILFLHVFVAGMLKQFSVVVITSTLTSLLVGFTLTPWLASRIGKKEDLKPTNPLNRFLLWFEDQLQRFIEWYGHQLEWVLNHKLIFTGIVLFLFLLTGLIMKQGIIGEEMMSTGDQGKFSLNLEFDKTTTVHKNNIISQKVENYILSQPEVSTLFSNIAGPSTGIGSLGIGSPYISEFTIQLKPLKERKMSTIAYMKWLKKELNKRYPGINFSMSELGLIPRSAPIKITLSGSDLNVVMKTAKDLQDAVEKIPGADNVRLSVEEGNPEYKVIPDKDKMKRLGLSTAYVGLSLRTAFKGNDDATLVQKGTEYPIEIRLDNFDRRNYEDVKNLIVVNPMHVPVRVSQFAKVVQDNSPSMLERINRQPAITLTSEAFGRPSGTLASDVVKYLKKHPLPEGIKLTWESDVKTQNESFGALSSVMLISFILIYLIMVALYDNYVYPFVALFGIPVAVIGAFLALNLSLNNITLFALLGMIMLMGLVTKNAILIVDFTNHLKAQGKHYKEALILAGKERMRPILMTTLAMTIGMLPIALAKGTASEWKNGLAWVIIGGLLSSLMLTVYLVPMVYYLVDRTKEKFGKKKIKQD, from the coding sequence ATGAATATTACAGAATTATCCATAAAACGACCCTCGCTGATCGTGGTTTTGTTTGGCGTATTCATTTTGCTGGGCGTCATTGGCTTCAGTAATTTGAGTTACGAACTGTTGCCCGATTTCAGCCAGCCGGTGGTGGTAATCAAAACCATGTATCCCGGTGCCGAACCCCACGAAGTAGAAAATACCGTATCCCGAAAACTGGAAGATGCCCTGTCGAATCTCGAAGGGATCGACTACATGGAAACCTACTCGTTGCCTAATGCTTCGGTAATTATTGTCAACCTGAAATACGGTACCAACCTCGATAATACCATGCAAAATGCCCAGCGGTATATCGACAACATCAAAAACGACCTGCCGGATGATATTTTGAGTCCGCAGATGAGTAAGGTTTCGCCCAACGACTTGCCGATTATGTCCATCAGTGCCACCAGTAACCTGCCGGCTACTGTTTTCTATCAGAAAATGAAAGATGATTTTCTGCCTCAGATTCAGCAGTTGAACGGGGTAGCCGAAATCACGATGCTTGGTGGTGAGCAACGCGAAATTCTCGTGAAAGTAGACCAGAAAAAGCTGAAGCTTTATAAAGTTTCGCTGTTGCAGGTGGTCGAAGCCATTAAACAATCGGATATCGACATTCCTTCGGGCGATGTAAAAACCGATAAAGAGTATCACTCGGTTCGTCTGATCGGAAAATTCAAAAATATCAGTCAGATTATGAACGTGCAGGTGGCCATGCCCTCACCCGGTAACCCGGTATATGTGAAAGATGTGGCTTCGGTAGTGGACGGAGTAAAAGAAATTACTTCGGTCAGCCGCTACAACGGCGTAAACGGAATCGGGATTTTGCTGAAGAAGCAGGGCGATGCCAATGCCGTGGACGTATCGCGACTGGTACGTAAAAAACTGAAACAGATCGAAAAAGAGTACGCCAAGTACAACGTAAAATTCAAAATTGCCGACGACTCGACCACCAACACCATTGCCGCTGTAAATTCGGTGGTGGACGACCTGATTTTGGCCGTTATTCTTGTGTCGGTGGTGATGTTGCTGTTCTTACGCAGTTATCGGAACTCTATCATCGTATTGATTGCCATTCCTACTTCGCTGGTTACGGCTTTCGCCATGATGTGGATTCTCGGCTATACGCTGAACCTTATGACGTTGCTGGCCATGTCGTTGATTATCGGTATTTTGGTGGATGACTCGATTGTGATTATCGAAAATATCCAGCGTCACCTCGACATGGGAAAAGACAAACGCGAAGCGGCTCTCGAAGGCCGAATGGAAATTGGTTTTTCTGCTGTTTCCATTACCCTTGTGGACGTGGTGGTGTTTGCTCCTATTTTGTTTTTGCACGTCTTTGTGGCCGGTATGCTGAAACAGTTTTCGGTGGTTGTTATTACCTCTACGCTCACCAGTTTGCTGGTAGGTTTTACGCTGACCCCGTGGCTTGCTTCACGTATCGGGAAAAAAGAAGACCTGAAACCTACCAATCCGCTCAACCGCTTTTTGCTTTGGTTCGAAGACCAGCTTCAACGTTTTATTGAATGGTACGGACACCAGCTTGAGTGGGTATTGAACCACAAGCTGATTTTTACTGGCATTGTTTTGTTCCTGTTCCTGCTGACCGGCCTTATCATGAAACAGGGAATTATCGGGGAAGAGATGATGTCCACGGGCGACCAGGGTAAATTCAGCCTGAACCTTGAGTTTGACAAAACCACAACGGTTCATAAAAACAATATCATCAGCCAAAAGGTTGAAAATTACATTCTGAGTCAGCCCGAAGTATCCACACTCTTTAGTAACATTGCCGGTCCCAGTACCGGAATCGGAAGTCTTGGTATCGGCTCGCCATATATTTCGGAATTTACCATTCAGCTTAAACCGTTGAAAGAGCGCAAAATGTCAACCATTGCTTATATGAAATGGCTGAAAAAAGAGCTCAACAAGCGGTATCCCGGCATTAACTTTTCCATGTCTGAACTGGGACTTATCCCGCGTTCGGCGCCTATTAAAATTACCTTGAGCGGGAGTGACCTGAATGTGGTAATGAAAACGGCCAAAGACTTGCAGGATGCTGTTGAAAAAATTCCGGGAGCTGACAATGTCCGCCTGTCGGTGGAAGAAGGAAACCCGGAGTACAAGGTGATTCCCGACAAAGACAAAATGAAACGTCTTGGTTTGTCCACTGCTTATGTCGGACTGTCGCTGAGAACTGCTTTTAAAGGAAACGACGATGCTACCCTCGTACAAAAAGGAACTGAATATCCCATCGAAATCCGGTTGGATAACTTCGACCGCCGGAATTACGAAGATGTGAAAAATCTGATCGTGGTCAATCCCATGCATGTTCCTGTCAGGGTATCGCAGTTTGCCAAAGTGGTACAGGACAACTCGCCTTCGATGTTGGAACGGATCAACCGTCAGCCGGCCATTACGCTGACTTCGGAAGCTTTCGGAAGACCATCCGGAACACTGGCTTCCGATGTGGTAAAATACCTGAAAAAACACCCGTTGCCCGAAGGAATTAAACTCACCTGGGAATCGGATGTGAAAACGCAAAATGAAAGTTTCGGTGCGCTGAGTTCCGTAATGCTTATTTCGTTTATTCTGATTTACCTCATCATGGTTGCGCTGTACGACAATTACGTTTATCCATTTGTAGCTTTGTTTGGTATTCCAGTGGCTGTTATTGGTGCTTTCCTTGCCCTGAACCTGTCGCTGAACAACATTACCCTGTTTGCTCTGCTCGGTATGATTATGTTGATGGGGCTGGTAACCAAAAACGCCATTTTGATTGTGGACTTTACCAACCACCTGAAAGCGCAGGGAAAACATTATAAAGAAGCGCTGATTCTGGCTGGTAAAGAACGTATGCGTCCTATTTTGATGACCACACTGGCCATGACCATTGGTATGCTGCCGATTGCGCTGGCCAAAGGAACCGCCAGTGAATGGAAAAACGGTCTGGCATGGGTAATTATCGGCGGATTGCTTTCTTCGCTGATGCTTACGGTTTATCTTGTTCCGATGGTTTACTATCTTGTGGACCGGACCAAAGAAAAATTTGGTAAAAAGAAAATAAAACAAGATTAA
- the queG gene encoding tRNA epoxyqueuosine(34) reductase QueG — MPVHHLHKAQLSRQIKSEAEKLGFFACGISRAGALPQDARRVEQWLEKGMQGEMHYLTRNREKRYDATRLVEKARSVISVLISYYPQKELSEKSYYKIAKYAYGRDYHFVIKQKLSRLLQQIEQATGKRNARIFTDSAPVLDRAAARRAGLGFIGKNTTLISRRAGSFFFIGHIIIDLELAYDDEITENFCGNCTKCIDACPTGALSAFELDARRCISYLTIEYRGEKIPETFKGKWKQWIFGCDICQDVCPWNRKALPATEPAFQPSEALKNMTRRDWENLDKPTFKKLFKNTPLERTGWKGLQRNIRFLQDD, encoded by the coding sequence ATGCCCGTTCATCATCTGCACAAAGCGCAACTCAGTCGTCAGATTAAGTCTGAAGCCGAAAAGCTGGGCTTTTTTGCCTGTGGCATTTCGCGGGCCGGAGCCCTGCCGCAGGATGCCCGGCGTGTAGAGCAATGGCTCGAAAAAGGCATGCAGGGCGAAATGCATTACCTTACCCGGAATCGCGAAAAAAGATATGATGCCACCCGGCTGGTCGAAAAAGCCCGCTCGGTTATCTCGGTACTCATCAGCTATTATCCCCAAAAAGAGCTTTCCGAAAAGAGTTATTACAAAATTGCCAAGTATGCTTACGGTCGCGATTATCACTTTGTGATTAAGCAAAAACTTTCCCGCCTTTTGCAACAAATCGAGCAGGCCACAGGCAAACGTAACGCCCGTATTTTTACCGATTCGGCACCGGTACTCGACCGGGCGGCAGCCCGCCGTGCCGGATTGGGATTTATCGGGAAAAATACAACACTCATCAGCCGCCGTGCCGGTTCGTTTTTCTTTATCGGACACATCATCATCGACCTTGAGCTGGCTTACGACGACGAAATCACCGAAAATTTCTGCGGAAACTGCACAAAGTGTATCGATGCCTGTCCCACCGGCGCACTTTCGGCTTTTGAGCTGGATGCCCGCCGGTGCATCTCGTACCTCACCATTGAGTACCGCGGCGAAAAAATCCCGGAAACGTTCAAAGGAAAATGGAAACAGTGGATTTTCGGCTGCGATATTTGTCAGGATGTCTGCCCGTGGAACCGCAAAGCACTTCCGGCCACAGAACCGGCTTTTCAACCCTCCGAAGCGCTCAAAAACATGACCCGCCGCGACTGGGAAAACCTGGACAAACCCACCTTTAAAAAGCTTTTCAAAAATACGCCGCTCGAACGTACCGGCTGGAAAGGACTACAGCGAAACATCCGGTTTTTGCAGGACGATTAA
- the mnmA gene encoding tRNA 2-thiouridine(34) synthase MnmA, producing the protein MKIAALVSGGVDSSVCVPLLKKQGYDPHIFYIRIGMEDEPAFVDCPAEEDIEITTWIAKKYNCRFDVVDLQKEYWATVVKYTMDSVKQGLTPNPDIMCNLLIKFGAFNDRHGHEFDRIATGHYATRYETDEGVFLGTAADRVKDQTYFLGQITYNQLQKAMFPIGHLQKKEVRQLAEEMKLPSAHRPDSQGICFLGKINYSDFIRKYVGEKTGEIVELETGKVLGEHKGFWFYTIGQRRGLRLGGGPWFVVKKDTRKNIIYVSNGYDPISQYDDTVWMENLHILNPHHDYSGLKEIKFKIRHQPEFTAGELVRDEKGIRIVSGKKISGIAPGQFAVIYDTDEKTCIGSGVIAQKAD; encoded by the coding sequence ATGAAAATTGCGGCATTGGTTTCGGGAGGTGTGGACAGCTCGGTTTGTGTGCCTTTACTGAAAAAACAGGGATACGATCCGCATATTTTTTATATCCGTATCGGCATGGAAGACGAACCCGCTTTTGTGGATTGTCCGGCCGAAGAGGATATTGAAATCACCACCTGGATTGCCAAAAAATACAACTGCCGCTTCGACGTGGTGGATTTGCAAAAAGAGTATTGGGCCACGGTGGTAAAATATACCATGGACAGTGTAAAACAAGGACTTACCCCCAATCCTGACATCATGTGCAATTTGCTGATTAAATTCGGCGCTTTTAACGACCGGCACGGCCACGAATTTGACCGTATCGCCACCGGCCATTATGCCACCCGTTACGAAACCGATGAAGGGGTTTTTCTGGGCACAGCTGCCGACCGCGTAAAAGACCAGACCTATTTTTTGGGACAAATTACTTACAACCAGTTGCAAAAAGCCATGTTTCCCATTGGCCATCTGCAAAAAAAGGAAGTGCGTCAACTGGCCGAAGAGATGAAGCTGCCCAGTGCACACCGGCCCGACAGCCAGGGCATCTGTTTTCTCGGCAAAATCAACTATTCCGACTTTATCCGGAAATATGTGGGCGAAAAAACCGGCGAAATTGTCGAACTCGAAACCGGAAAAGTATTGGGCGAACACAAAGGCTTTTGGTTTTATACCATTGGCCAGCGGCGCGGACTGCGGCTGGGCGGCGGTCCCTGGTTTGTCGTAAAAAAAGATACCCGTAAAAACATCATTTACGTTTCTAACGGTTACGACCCTATCAGCCAGTACGACGACACGGTTTGGATGGAAAACCTGCATATCTTAAATCCGCATCACGATTATTCCGGGTTGAAAGAGATAAAATTCAAAATCAGGCATCAGCCCGAATTTACCGCCGGCGAACTGGTACGCGACGAAAAAGGAATCCGCATTGTTTCCGGAAAAAAGATTTCGGGAATTGCTCCCGGTCAGTTTGCCGTGATTTACGATACCGACGAAAAAACCTGCATTGGCAGCGGAGTTATTGCCCAAAAAGCAGACTGA
- a CDS encoding glycosyltransferase family 2 protein: protein MEKLSAVIITFNEEKNIERCIRSLEGVADEIVVLDSFSTDRTREICENLGVRFFTHAFDGYIEQKNRAILHASYPLILSLDADEALSDTLKNSILKVKEHRDADGYTMNRLTNYCGQWIRHCGWYPDRKLRLFDKNKGRWSGLNPHDYFKMQPGSVVKHLKGDLLHYSYYSIEQHKKQVEHFSTFAAKAKFEHGEKAFCIKTWGSPFFKFLSCFFLHLGFLEGKSGWQICTLSSKESYLKYKKLARLYRQRK, encoded by the coding sequence ATGGAAAAACTTTCGGCCGTTATTATCACCTTTAATGAGGAAAAAAATATCGAACGCTGTATCCGTTCGCTTGAAGGGGTTGCTGACGAGATTGTTGTGCTTGATTCTTTTTCAACCGACCGTACCCGCGAGATTTGTGAAAATCTTGGCGTTCGTTTTTTTACCCATGCTTTTGACGGTTATATCGAACAGAAAAACAGAGCCATATTGCATGCTTCGTATCCGCTGATATTATCTCTTGATGCTGACGAAGCCCTTTCGGACACGCTGAAGAATTCTATTTTAAAAGTGAAAGAGCACCGCGATGCCGATGGTTATACCATGAACCGGCTGACCAATTACTGCGGACAATGGATCAGACACTGTGGTTGGTATCCCGACCGGAAGCTCCGGCTTTTTGACAAAAACAAAGGCCGCTGGAGCGGGTTAAATCCGCATGACTATTTTAAGATGCAACCCGGTTCTGTGGTGAAACATTTGAAAGGCGACCTGCTGCATTACAGCTATTACTCGATAGAACAACACAAAAAACAAGTCGAACATTTCAGCACATTCGCAGCAAAAGCCAAATTTGAACACGGAGAAAAAGCTTTTTGTATTAAAACCTGGGGAAGTCCGTTTTTCAAATTTCTGAGTTGTTTTTTCCTGCATTTGGGTTTTCTGGAAGGAAAGAGCGGCTGGCAAATTTGTACCCTTTCGAGCAAAGAGAGTTATCTGAAATACAAAAAACTGGCCCGTCTTTACCGGCAAAGAAAATAA
- a CDS encoding 4-hydroxyphenylacetate 3-hydroxylase N-terminal domain-containing protein: MLRTKEEYFERLKNMKPNIYIGDEKVGRDDPRLKPGINVLGITFDLAKDPKYQKLATAKSNITGEKVNRWAHLPQDPYDLMEKQKLIRLGARRAGGCIQRCMGHDAISALSICTREIDDAKGTDYHDRFLKFMEYYQKNDLVGCCAQTDSKGDRVKRPSDQADPDAYVHIVEKREDGIVVSGFKMSVTQAPYADEIFVIPTRALMEADKDYAVAFVVPGDWEGVKLVTRPVWHRQKDDKDAPPVCLTGISDSVVIFDNVFVPNERVFMAGEWEFGRRLAMLFADSHRHSYSGCKPAVSDILCGTSLLAAEANNITKVSHVREKLTQYAGAAELAYSAGVAAAVFGKKTKSGTFFPNTIYANVGRKLMGELIYHEFNLLTEIAGGIAATLPFKQSFTMDELKEHLDRFIVRNPNISPELSLKIWNLVEIMSTSAMTAELLVGGVHGGGSPIMEAIALSFEYDFKTRINVAKYLGGMAKDMDDDVDLKTEPWMKLKFGENDEENDDDQI, encoded by the coding sequence ATGCTCAGAACAAAAGAAGAATACTTTGAAAGGCTCAAAAACATGAAGCCCAACATTTACATTGGTGATGAAAAAGTAGGTCGCGACGACCCCAGACTCAAACCCGGAATTAATGTTTTGGGAATTACTTTCGACCTGGCCAAAGATCCCAAATACCAAAAACTGGCTACAGCCAAATCGAATATCACTGGCGAAAAAGTAAATCGCTGGGCTCACCTCCCGCAGGATCCATACGATTTGATGGAAAAACAAAAGCTGATCCGTCTCGGCGCCCGCCGTGCCGGCGGTTGTATTCAACGTTGTATGGGGCATGATGCCATCAGTGCACTGTCTATCTGCACCCGCGAAATTGATGATGCCAAAGGAACCGATTATCACGACCGGTTTCTGAAGTTTATGGAATACTATCAGAAAAACGATTTGGTAGGCTGCTGTGCCCAAACCGACAGCAAAGGCGATCGTGTTAAACGACCATCAGACCAGGCTGACCCGGATGCTTATGTACATATTGTAGAAAAACGGGAAGACGGCATCGTGGTAAGTGGTTTTAAAATGTCGGTTACCCAGGCGCCTTATGCCGATGAAATTTTTGTGATTCCCACCCGGGCACTGATGGAAGCCGATAAAGATTACGCCGTGGCTTTTGTGGTTCCCGGCGACTGGGAAGGCGTTAAACTGGTTACCCGCCCGGTATGGCACCGCCAAAAAGATGATAAAGATGCTCCGCCGGTTTGTCTGACCGGGATTTCTGATTCGGTAGTCATTTTTGACAACGTTTTTGTTCCGAACGAACGTGTTTTTATGGCCGGTGAATGGGAATTTGGCCGTCGTTTAGCCATGCTTTTTGCCGACTCGCACCGTCATAGCTATTCGGGCTGTAAACCGGCCGTTTCCGATATTTTATGCGGAACTTCGTTGTTGGCTGCCGAAGCCAATAACATCACCAAAGTATCGCATGTGCGCGAAAAACTGACGCAGTATGCCGGAGCAGCCGAGCTGGCTTACAGTGCCGGAGTGGCTGCCGCTGTTTTCGGTAAAAAAACCAAAAGCGGTACCTTTTTTCCCAACACCATTTACGCCAATGTGGGCCGTAAGCTGATGGGAGAACTGATTTACCACGAATTTAACCTGCTTACCGAAATAGCCGGAGGGATTGCTGCCACGCTACCGTTTAAGCAAAGTTTCACCATGGACGAACTGAAAGAACATCTGGACCGTTTTATTGTCCGGAATCCGAACATCTCGCCTGAGCTTTCACTGAAAATATGGAATCTGGTGGAAATCATGAGCACTTCAGCTATGACTGCTGAATTGCTGGTAGGCGGTGTACACGGCGGAGGTTCGCCCATTATGGAAGCCATTGCCCTGAGTTTTGAATACGACTTTAAAACCCGTATCAATGTGGCCAAATATCTTGGCGGCATGGCCAAAGATATGGACGACGACGTAGATTTGAAAACTGAACCTTGGATGAAATTAAAATTTGGAGAAAACGATGAGGAGAACGATGATGACCAAATTTAA
- a CDS encoding SDR family NAD(P)-dependent oxidoreductase: protein MMTKFNLKGKVAIITGSSKGIGEAIARLLAENGATVVISSRKQEACDAVAEKFKADGLSAVAIACHVGNPDDRTALVEKTIEKLGGIDILVNNAGTNPVFGPVEEATDEIFDHIMNVNVKAPWDLANKSLESMKKRGGGSIINISSVEGELPEEGLGIYSTSKAALSMLTKSQAKEWGKFGIRVNAISPGLIKTKFSAALWTNQQIMQQIESSSPLGRMGNPEEIAYIALLLSSEAGSFITGSILVADGGFLLS, encoded by the coding sequence ATGATGACCAAATTTAACCTAAAAGGGAAAGTGGCCATTATTACCGGTTCCTCTAAAGGAATCGGAGAAGCAATTGCCCGTTTGTTAGCAGAAAACGGAGCAACCGTAGTAATCAGCAGCCGTAAGCAGGAAGCCTGTGATGCGGTTGCTGAAAAATTTAAAGCCGACGGACTTTCTGCCGTTGCCATTGCCTGTCATGTAGGCAATCCTGATGACCGAACTGCTCTGGTGGAAAAAACCATCGAAAAACTGGGCGGTATAGACATTCTTGTAAATAATGCCGGCACGAATCCTGTTTTTGGCCCTGTAGAAGAAGCCACCGATGAGATTTTTGACCACATCATGAACGTGAATGTAAAAGCGCCTTGGGATTTGGCCAATAAAAGTCTTGAAAGCATGAAAAAACGCGGTGGCGGAAGCATTATCAACATCAGCTCGGTAGAGGGCGAGTTGCCGGAAGAAGGACTTGGAATTTATTCCACCAGCAAGGCCGCATTATCCATGCTGACCAAAAGCCAGGCCAAAGAATGGGGGAAATTTGGTATCCGGGTCAATGCCATTAGCCCGGGACTCATTAAAACCAAATTCAGTGCAGCCCTGTGGACAAATCAGCAAATCATGCAACAAATTGAATCGTCTTCGCCCCTGGGACGCATGGGAAATCCGGAGGAAATTGCTTATATCGCTCTTCTGTTGTCTTCAGAAGCCGGTAGTTTTATAACAGGCAGTATTTTGGTTGCCGACGGCGGTTTTTTGCTATCGTAA